In Gimesia benthica, a single window of DNA contains:
- a CDS encoding S41 family peptidase, whose amino-acid sequence MSKSTIKEADHNVDFATLQDVWRSRGYGNLLDIGPNGYTVYEETSVSCLPVFEGSLDELAEHYVDLQVSPRGQAFSARRAVGLTRHGFRRLNALPHGCTVADAERRFDPEYNFEVFWHTFAEHYALFELKGVDWQSMYSTYRPMVDAETGHRRLFQIFVEMLRPLSDGHVQLHTTCGHFNAGAAVPLHDRLAAELDKADDAREVSSYLAELREWLLDTIREDYLQSRSRRSGSRHLEWGQLDDATGYLAIRAMAGLSGHVGQPRLDLQAVDAAMEQVMEEMGHLATLVVDLRGNGGGYDAVALRLASYLTDRKRLAFSKSARHGTSYTGKQNVYVEPRADRRYAGRLVILTSGLTASAAEVFVLALLQHPRLTLIGEPTHGILSDAMERHLPNGWFMSLSNEIYQAFDGELYENDGIPPHVEIPFLDQRNREAGRDPMLDFVMDISP is encoded by the coding sequence ATGAGTAAGTCAACCATCAAGGAAGCCGATCATAACGTCGATTTCGCGACATTACAGGATGTCTGGCGATCGCGCGGGTATGGCAATCTGTTGGACATCGGTCCGAATGGTTACACGGTTTATGAAGAGACCAGCGTTAGCTGTCTGCCTGTTTTTGAAGGTTCATTGGACGAACTGGCCGAACACTACGTCGACCTACAGGTTTCGCCGCGCGGGCAGGCATTCAGTGCACGCCGGGCTGTGGGCTTGACACGACATGGCTTTCGCCGTCTCAATGCGTTGCCACATGGCTGCACTGTGGCTGATGCAGAAAGACGGTTCGATCCTGAATACAACTTCGAGGTTTTCTGGCACACGTTTGCTGAACACTACGCTTTGTTTGAATTGAAGGGAGTCGATTGGCAGTCTATGTACTCGACCTACCGCCCTATGGTTGACGCGGAGACTGGACACCGCCGTTTGTTTCAGATCTTCGTAGAAATGTTGAGGCCGCTGAGTGATGGACATGTCCAATTACACACGACCTGCGGCCACTTCAACGCCGGCGCAGCCGTGCCTCTACACGACCGGCTGGCGGCCGAGTTGGACAAGGCGGATGATGCACGCGAGGTCTCGTCCTATCTTGCAGAGCTTCGCGAATGGCTGCTGGATACGATTCGAGAAGACTATCTCCAATCTCGCTCACGACGATCCGGCAGCCGCCACCTGGAATGGGGACAGCTCGATGATGCCACCGGATACCTTGCCATCCGTGCCATGGCCGGGCTATCGGGTCATGTGGGCCAACCCCGGCTCGATTTGCAGGCGGTGGATGCAGCCATGGAGCAAGTGATGGAGGAAATGGGCCATCTTGCCACGCTGGTTGTCGATTTGCGGGGCAACGGCGGAGGCTATGACGCAGTGGCTCTGCGACTGGCCTCTTATTTGACGGATCGCAAACGATTGGCCTTCAGCAAATCGGCACGCCACGGTACAAGCTATACGGGTAAGCAGAACGTTTACGTCGAACCGCGGGCAGACAGGCGATACGCGGGCCGACTGGTCATTCTGACCAGCGGCCTGACCGCGAGCGCTGCCGAGGTCTTCGTCCTGGCGCTGTTGCAACACCCACGTCTTACTCTGATTGGCGAGCCAACTCATGGGATTCTGTCCGACGCCATGGAGCGCCATCTTCCCAATGGATGGTTCATGAGCTTGTCCAACGAGATCTATCAGGCTTTCGACGGAGAACTGTACGAGAACGACGGGATTCCACCGCACGTCGAAATCCCGTTCCTGGATCAGCGCAACCGCGAAGCAGGACGCGACCCCATGTTGGATTTTGTAATGGACATATCGCCGTAA
- a CDS encoding sll1863 family stress response protein, producing the protein MSRGAYVEKQLKAQIDEWNAKLDQWEARAREAEAKTKISYEERLSKLRQQRDNAQSKLEELQSAGEKAWEDLKSSAEKTFANLRAGIERVSSHSQ; encoded by the coding sequence ATGTCCCGTGGCGCCTACGTGGAGAAACAACTCAAAGCACAAATAGACGAATGGAACGCGAAGCTGGATCAGTGGGAGGCCAGAGCACGAGAGGCGGAGGCCAAAACAAAGATCAGTTACGAGGAACGCCTGAGCAAATTACGTCAACAGAGAGACAATGCCCAGAGCAAGCTGGAAGAATTGCAATCTGCGGGCGAAAAAGCTTGGGAAGATCTGAAAAGCAGCGCAGAGAAGACGTTCGCCAATTTGCGAGCCGGCATCGAGCGTGTATCCTCACATTCCCA